A stretch of the Labilibaculum sp. DW002 genome encodes the following:
- a CDS encoding tetratricopeptide repeat protein, with the protein MKRSKVISLASLLLSVVVLSSCAGLSKMKKEASNIKYQVTPEVLEAHADMVDVKITVNIPANYFNKNVTLVATPVLKYDGGEKAFAPKTLQGEKVQGNAMVVPYETGKTITYKGSIDYDKAMRISELEVRMTASKGEKSLNFDPVKIADGVKATATLVQNNPANIIGKDAFQRIIAETKEADLHYLINSSQVRWSEMKTEDIKALGEYFKTVEADANKEYKGIEVSAYASPDGAEDFNEKLAGKREVSSSKYVKKSMKKAKLSNYASEDFFKSKVTPEDWDGFKKLMQASNIRDKELILRVLSMYTDPEVREKEIKNISAAFSEVKKEILPKLRRAKFMVNVDNIGKSDDQIKDLAKNNPAELNVEELLYAATLTKVASEKLAIYETAKKQFAKDWRSHNDAGMVLFGMGKVDEAKANFDKADQLSANNPVVKNNLGAVELVKGNTADAEVLFGAATGAGSEVNYNLGIVAVKKAQYDLAAQQFGECNCVNSALANILAGKYTVALEKLNKNTSDNAMVDYLKAIVGARTNNENLIFSNLKSATAKDASLKATAKSDMEFAKVFEDAKFKAIVE; encoded by the coding sequence ATGAAAAGATCAAAGGTTATTTCCCTAGCTTCTTTACTGTTATCTGTTGTGGTTTTATCAAGCTGTGCAGGTTTAAGTAAAATGAAGAAAGAAGCAAGTAACATCAAGTATCAAGTAACTCCAGAAGTATTGGAAGCTCATGCTGATATGGTTGATGTGAAAATTACAGTTAACATTCCTGCTAACTATTTCAACAAGAATGTAACTTTAGTAGCAACTCCTGTATTGAAGTACGATGGTGGCGAAAAAGCTTTTGCTCCTAAAACACTTCAAGGTGAGAAAGTACAAGGAAATGCAATGGTAGTACCTTACGAAACAGGTAAAACGATTACCTATAAAGGAAGTATTGACTACGACAAAGCAATGCGTATTTCTGAGCTTGAAGTTCGTATGACTGCTTCAAAAGGTGAAAAATCATTGAATTTTGATCCTGTAAAAATTGCTGATGGTGTAAAAGCAACTGCAACTCTTGTTCAGAATAACCCTGCTAACATTATTGGTAAGGATGCTTTCCAAAGAATTATTGCTGAAACGAAAGAAGCTGATCTTCATTACCTAATCAACAGCTCTCAGGTTCGTTGGTCAGAAATGAAAACCGAAGATATTAAAGCTTTAGGCGAGTACTTCAAAACTGTTGAAGCTGACGCTAATAAAGAATACAAAGGAATTGAAGTTTCTGCTTATGCATCACCTGATGGAGCTGAAGATTTCAATGAGAAATTAGCTGGTAAGCGTGAGGTTTCTTCTTCTAAGTATGTAAAGAAATCAATGAAAAAAGCTAAGCTTTCTAACTACGCTAGCGAAGACTTCTTCAAATCTAAGGTTACTCCTGAAGACTGGGATGGTTTCAAGAAATTGATGCAAGCTTCTAACATTAGAGACAAAGAATTAATTCTACGTGTTCTTTCAATGTACACAGATCCTGAAGTACGCGAGAAAGAAATCAAGAACATCTCTGCTGCTTTCTCTGAAGTTAAGAAAGAGATTCTTCCTAAGTTGAGAAGAGCTAAGTTCATGGTTAACGTTGATAACATTGGTAAATCAGACGATCAAATTAAAGATCTTGCTAAGAACAATCCTGCTGAATTGAATGTTGAAGAATTGCTTTATGCTGCAACACTTACAAAAGTAGCTAGTGAGAAATTAGCAATTTATGAAACGGCTAAGAAGCAATTTGCTAAAGACTGGAGATCTCATAACGATGCTGGTATGGTTCTTTTCGGAATGGGTAAAGTTGACGAAGCTAAAGCTAACTTCGACAAAGCTGATCAGCTTTCAGCTAACAATCCGGTTGTTAAAAATAACTTAGGAGCTGTTGAATTAGTAAAAGGTAACACGGCTGATGCTGAAGTGTTATTCGGAGCTGCAACTGGTGCTGGTAGCGAGGTAAACTATAACTTAGGTATCGTTGCTGTTAAGAAAGCTCAGTACGACTTAGCAGCTCAGCAGTTTGGCGAGTGCAATTGTGTAAACTCTGCTTTAGCTAACATCCTTGCTGGAAAATACACTGTTGCTCTTGAGAAATTGAACAAGAACACAAGTGATAACGCTATGGTTGATTACCTAAAAGCTATTGTTGGTGCAAGAACTAACAACGAAAACTTAATTTTCTCTAACTTGAAATCAGCTACTGCTAAGGATGCTTCTTTGAAAGCTACTGCAAAATCTGATATGGAATTTGCTAAAGTATTCGAAGATGCTAAATTCAAAGCTATCGTTGAATAA
- the rpsO gene encoding 30S ribosomal protein S15 — protein MYLSAEKKQELFEQYGKSNKDTGAAESQIALFSYRIAHLTEHLKKNRKDYSTQRALQLLVGKRRSLLDYLKAKDIERYRAIIKALNMRK, from the coding sequence ATGTATTTATCAGCAGAAAAAAAGCAAGAGCTTTTCGAACAATACGGAAAGTCTAATAAAGACACTGGGGCTGCAGAATCTCAGATCGCTTTATTTTCCTACCGTATCGCTCACTTAACTGAGCACCTTAAGAAAAATAGAAAAGATTACAGTACCCAACGTGCGCTGCAATTGCTAGTAGGTAAAAGAAGAAGCCTATTAGATTACTTAAAAGCAAAAGATATTGAAAGATACCGTGCTATTATTAAAGCATTAAACATGCGTAAGTAA
- a CDS encoding RNA methyltransferase yields the protein MRKLKNSELNRKSINEFKESDKTPIIIVLDNVRSLNNIGSVFRTSDALLIEAVYLCGITATPPHRELHKTALGAEDSVAWEYFEKTEDAIAKLQSNNFGVYAVEQAENSTSLESFNMDSEKKYALVFGNEVKGVQQKIVSLSDGCIEIPQFGTKHSFNISVSCGIVLWDLFSKLNYANK from the coding sequence ATGAGAAAATTAAAAAACAGCGAACTAAACCGTAAAAGCATCAACGAATTTAAAGAGTCGGATAAAACGCCTATTATTATTGTATTAGATAATGTTAGAAGTCTGAACAATATTGGATCGGTATTTCGTACATCGGATGCTCTTTTGATTGAAGCTGTTTATTTATGTGGCATTACCGCCACTCCACCTCACCGTGAATTGCACAAAACAGCTTTAGGAGCAGAAGACTCTGTTGCGTGGGAATATTTTGAAAAAACAGAAGATGCTATTGCGAAACTACAAAGTAATAACTTTGGTGTTTACGCTGTAGAACAAGCTGAAAACAGTACCTCTTTAGAGTCTTTTAATATGGATTCGGAAAAGAAATACGCTTTGGTTTTTGGGAATGAAGTAAAAGGTGTTCAACAAAAAATCGTTAGCCTTTCTGATGGGTGTATTGAAATCCCTCAGTTTGGAACAAAGCACTCCTTTAATATTTCAGTAAGTTGTGGAATTGTTCTTTGGGATCTATTCTCGAAATTAAATTACGCCAACAAATAA
- a CDS encoding ATP-binding protein, which translates to MVIEIPYKLVNNFQGYVFFSKIHEQTKNCFEDRIVFDFSNTKVIESNLFAILAGLIAGLERRKNKIRLQNIQSPIQNLFNTKKLVNGSARKYLWKSFVKCQQFATEDEEALSDYLDSRIFPERPEISLNQQLKMAVQLCIVEIFRNAFAHSNCKEVFIAHYYSVYNKKLCVSIVDLGRPFNLLVNKATKKSLNGVGGIEWAVEQGHTTQKNTRKGIGLYTIRQFIKQNEGRIQIMSGDGVWKQVKHRTFSKIYENEFPGSVVTLEFNL; encoded by the coding sequence ATGGTAATTGAAATCCCATATAAATTAGTGAACAATTTTCAGGGCTATGTATTCTTTTCGAAAATACATGAGCAAACAAAAAATTGTTTCGAGGATCGTATTGTTTTCGATTTTTCGAACACTAAAGTGATTGAATCGAACCTTTTTGCCATTTTAGCTGGTCTGATTGCAGGTTTAGAGCGAAGAAAAAATAAAATTCGTTTACAGAATATTCAATCGCCTATTCAGAATTTATTTAATACCAAAAAATTAGTAAATGGTTCTGCTCGCAAATACTTGTGGAAGAGTTTTGTAAAATGCCAACAATTCGCCACAGAAGACGAAGAAGCCTTGTCCGATTACCTAGACTCTAGAATCTTTCCTGAACGTCCTGAAATTAGCTTAAATCAGCAATTAAAGATGGCTGTGCAATTGTGCATTGTAGAGATATTTCGAAATGCTTTTGCACATAGTAATTGTAAAGAAGTATTTATAGCTCATTATTATTCGGTGTACAACAAGAAACTTTGTGTTAGCATCGTTGATTTGGGAAGGCCTTTTAATTTGTTAGTGAATAAAGCAACTAAAAAAAGTTTGAATGGAGTTGGAGGTATTGAATGGGCAGTGGAGCAAGGGCACACAACTCAAAAAAATACCCGAAAAGGAATTGGTCTTTATACCATTAGGCAGTTTATTAAACAAAACGAAGGTCGAATTCAGATAATGTCGGGTGATGGTGTTTGGAAACAAGTAAAGCACCGTACATTCTCAAAAATTTATGAGAATGAATTTCCAGGTTCTGTTGTCACTTTAGAATTTAATTTATAA
- a CDS encoding deoxynucleoside kinase: MDYKFIVIEGNIGAGKTSLSHKIAEEYNAKLILEQFANNPFLPKFYEDQEKYSFPLEMSFLADRYNQLKNELSERDLFKSFTIADYYFMKSLIFSKQTLQDDEYNLYRQFFHIIHNSLPKPDLYVYLHSSVDKLLDNIKSRGREYEQDISADYLQKIQDSYFEFFKQQQELSFLIIDTNELDFVNNTEDYLKISKAIFNADCKKGVNRIIL, translated from the coding sequence ATGGATTATAAGTTTATCGTAATAGAAGGAAATATTGGTGCAGGAAAAACCTCACTTTCTCATAAAATTGCAGAAGAATATAATGCTAAACTGATTTTAGAACAGTTTGCAAATAATCCCTTTTTACCGAAGTTTTATGAAGATCAAGAGAAGTATTCTTTTCCTTTAGAAATGTCATTTCTAGCCGATCGATACAATCAATTAAAGAATGAATTGAGTGAGAGAGATTTGTTTAAATCTTTTACGATTGCAGATTATTACTTCATGAAATCATTGATTTTTTCGAAGCAAACCCTACAAGATGACGAATATAACCTATATCGTCAGTTTTTCCATATTATCCATAATTCTTTACCAAAACCAGACCTATACGTTTATTTACATTCTAGTGTAGATAAATTGTTAGACAACATAAAAAGTAGAGGAAGAGAGTATGAACAAGATATTTCAGCAGATTATTTGCAAAAAATTCAGGATAGTTATTTTGAGTTTTTTAAGCAACAGCAAGAGCTTAGTTTTCTGATAATTGATACCAATGAACTTGACTTTGTTAACAACACAGAAGATTATCTTAAAATCTCCAAAGCAATTTTTAATGCTGATTGTAAAAAAGGTGTTAATAGAATCATTCTCTGA
- a CDS encoding polyribonucleotide nucleotidyltransferase, whose translation MNVIEKKIELGDGRSITIETGKLAKQADGSVVVKMGKTMLLATVVSAKDAKPDVDFMPLSVEYKEKFSALGRFPGGFMKREGRPSDHEILVCRLVDRALRPLFPEDYHAETFVTINLISVDANDMPDAIAGLAASAAIAVSDVPFAEPISEVRVARIDGKMVINPGREELATADLDMIIAATMDNIMMVEGEMNEVSEAEMLEAIKVGHEAIKVQCQAQVELAELTGKTVKREYCHEESDEELRQLIVDKTYAKVLAAARLQNPNKHQRAEAFASIKKEFVEEYSEGKEASDINMSLIGRYYHDVEKDAVREMVLEDRKRLDGRDTDQIRPIWSEIDYLPGAHGSAVFTRGETQSLTSVTLGTKLDEKIVDDVLYRGKEKFVLHYNFPSFSTGDARPNRGVSRREVGHGNLAFRALKGMIPADSPYAIRVVSDILESNGSSSMATVCAGTLALMDAGIQIKKPVTGIAMGLISTEGAKKYAVLSDILGDEDHLGDMDFKVTGTRDGITATQMDIKVDGLPYEVLEQALMQARDGRLHILDKISETIETPREDLKPHAPRIVSLVIPKDMIGAVIGPGGKIIQEIQETSGAVIVIEEVDGKGHVDISADNKEAIDIALGRIKGITAVPEVGTIYKGKVKSIVAFGAFVEVLPGKDGLLHISEIEHRRLNTVDEVLKEGQEVEVKLIGIDPKTGKLKLSRKVLLPKPEKNEK comes from the coding sequence ATGAATGTAATCGAAAAAAAAATTGAATTAGGTGATGGAAGGTCCATCACAATTGAAACAGGGAAATTAGCTAAACAAGCTGATGGATCTGTAGTAGTAAAAATGGGTAAGACCATGCTGTTGGCTACAGTTGTATCCGCAAAGGATGCAAAACCTGATGTGGATTTCATGCCATTATCAGTAGAATACAAAGAAAAATTTAGTGCTCTAGGAAGATTTCCAGGTGGTTTCATGAAACGTGAAGGTCGTCCTTCAGATCATGAGATTCTAGTTTGTCGTCTTGTGGATCGTGCTCTACGTCCACTATTCCCAGAAGATTATCATGCAGAAACTTTTGTTACAATTAACCTTATTTCGGTTGATGCTAATGATATGCCTGATGCAATTGCCGGTTTAGCTGCATCTGCTGCAATTGCAGTTTCAGATGTGCCATTTGCAGAACCAATTTCTGAAGTACGTGTTGCCAGAATAGATGGTAAAATGGTGATCAATCCTGGTCGTGAAGAGTTAGCTACAGCTGATCTTGATATGATTATTGCAGCTACCATGGATAACATCATGATGGTTGAAGGCGAAATGAACGAAGTTTCTGAGGCTGAAATGTTAGAGGCTATCAAAGTTGGCCATGAAGCTATTAAGGTTCAATGTCAAGCTCAAGTTGAGTTGGCTGAATTAACAGGTAAAACTGTAAAAAGAGAATATTGCCATGAGGAGAGTGATGAAGAGCTTCGTCAGTTAATCGTGGATAAAACATACGCTAAGGTATTAGCAGCTGCAAGATTGCAGAATCCAAATAAGCACCAGCGTGCTGAAGCATTCGCTTCAATTAAAAAAGAATTTGTTGAGGAATATTCAGAAGGAAAAGAAGCTTCAGATATCAACATGTCTTTAATTGGACGTTATTACCACGATGTAGAAAAAGATGCTGTTCGTGAAATGGTATTGGAAGATCGTAAACGTCTTGATGGTCGTGATACAGATCAAATCCGTCCTATCTGGTCTGAAATTGATTACCTTCCAGGTGCTCACGGATCAGCTGTATTTACACGTGGTGAGACTCAATCGTTAACATCAGTAACTTTAGGTACAAAGTTAGATGAGAAAATCGTTGACGATGTACTTTATAGAGGAAAAGAGAAGTTTGTTCTTCATTATAATTTCCCATCATTCTCAACTGGTGACGCCCGTCCAAATCGTGGTGTTAGCCGTAGAGAAGTAGGACATGGTAACCTGGCTTTCCGTGCTCTTAAAGGTATGATTCCAGCAGATTCTCCATATGCTATCCGTGTTGTTTCTGATATCCTTGAATCAAATGGTTCGTCTTCAATGGCAACAGTTTGTGCAGGTACATTAGCATTAATGGATGCAGGTATCCAAATCAAAAAGCCGGTAACTGGTATCGCAATGGGATTAATCTCAACTGAAGGTGCTAAAAAATATGCTGTTCTTTCTGATATCTTAGGTGATGAAGATCACTTGGGAGATATGGACTTTAAAGTAACAGGTACCAGAGATGGTATTACTGCTACTCAAATGGATATTAAAGTTGACGGACTTCCATACGAAGTATTGGAGCAAGCTCTAATGCAAGCACGTGATGGACGTCTTCATATTCTAGATAAGATTTCTGAGACTATTGAAACTCCAAGAGAAGATCTTAAGCCTCACGCTCCAAGAATTGTATCACTTGTTATTCCTAAGGATATGATTGGTGCTGTAATCGGACCAGGTGGTAAGATTATTCAAGAGATTCAAGAAACTTCAGGTGCGGTTATCGTAATCGAAGAAGTTGACGGAAAAGGTCATGTTGATATCTCAGCTGACAACAAAGAAGCAATTGATATTGCATTAGGTCGTATCAAAGGTATCACTGCAGTTCCTGAAGTTGGAACGATCTATAAAGGAAAAGTTAAGTCGATTGTTGCCTTTGGTGCTTTCGTCGAAGTTCTTCCTGGTAAAGATGGTTTACTTCACATTTCTGAAATTGAGCATCGCAGACTAAACACTGTTGATGAAGTATTGAAAGAAGGTCAGGAAGTTGAAGTGAAACTTATCGGTATCGATCCTAAAACAGGTAAATTGAAACTTTCTAGAAAAGTTTTATTACCAAAGCCTGAGAAAAACGAGAAATAA